The genomic interval GTTTTCCTTCTGCTGGTTCGTTGATGGGGAATTTGATACGTCCTGTTCCATTTATCATTACTTTCGACATAAGTGCAGAATATTCTGTTGAAATATTCTCATCATCAAAATGTTTTAGGACGTTAAATCCAAAAACTTTTTCGTAATAATTTGTCCATTCTTCCATTACTTCTACGTTGCCGACAACGTGGTCCACGCCAATTAAACCAGAGGAAGCGTTTTCAAAACGGTGTTCGTATGCTACAAATCCTGGCATAAAGGGGCCTTTATAATCAATAGGTTCAACGAGTGTGTGAATCGTGTCACCGTATGTGCCGATAATGGCTTTTTTTAATTTTCCATTTTCATCCTCTTCGACCCAAGGCTCTTGGATTGCTATACCTCCGCGTTCAATGGCACCTGTGTATGTTTTCTCCAAATCCTTAACAAGAAGGGCGATATCTTTGACACCTTCTCCATGTTTTTTAATAAACTCGGCAATACTCGTGCTATCTGAAAGTGCTCCTGTTAAAATCAATCGGATAGCGCCTTGTTCCAGCACATATGAAACATGGTCACGCGAGCCAGTCTCAAGCCCTTTGTATGCCACAAGTTTAAAGCCGAATGCATTTGCGTAGTAATATGCTGCTTGTTTTGCATTACCTGTATAAATCTCCATGTAATGTACATTTTTAATCGGAAAAATTTCTTCTTTTTTTGTTTTTGTAGATGGTCTTTTTTTAGCCATATTTAACACTCCTTTAATGTTTTAGGGCATTGATGTTTCATTGAGCTCATGCAAGAACGAGTTTCGACATATGCCTACGTACCTTTCGAAAATCGAGTTAATATACTAGCAATATAAAAAGGGGTGCTGGAAATGGAGATAGAAGTAAAATTTTGCCCTTGTAACTTTGAGGATGATATGGAAAGTATTAAAGAACAGTTGATGGAGCGAAGCGATGTGAACGTTATAGAAGAACGCTGCTTGCTTTTTTGCGGGCAATGTTTGGTTGAACCATTTGCCCTTGTAAATGGCCAAAATATTGCGGCCAATAATGCTGATGAACTGCTTGAAAAAATTGAACACTACATTGATATGTGTATTGAATAAAAGTGATAATATTCCATATCAGCAAATCCACCGGAAGATATTTTTAGTGAAAAACAAATTGTACCGGTGTTAATAGATATTTTTATAAAATAATATGAAGAATAACGGCTGTCCGCAAAGGAGAATTGTGGGCAGTCTTTTAATTTTTCATTTTTAAACGCATGATATTCTTCCTCTAATACACTTAAATTAGGAGAGAAATACTTATTTTCAGTGAAACAGGAGTATATAGAAAGGTTGAAAATTAATTGAAATTGATAATCATTATCATATATAATGTTAAATATAATTGATAATTAATCTTAATGAATTTTTGTAAGTTTCTCTTGCAAGTCAATTAGAAGAGATTTTGTGATTAAAGGGGAATTTGAAAAAACTGAAGGTAAATAAAGGAGGACTGGCTATGATTGAGCGTTTTATAGTACTAGAGTTGTTG from Peribacillus asahii carries:
- the hppD gene encoding 4-hydroxyphenylpyruvate dioxygenase; translation: MAKKRPSTKTKKEEIFPIKNVHYMEIYTGNAKQAAYYYANAFGFKLVAYKGLETGSRDHVSYVLEQGAIRLILTGALSDSTSIAEFIKKHGEGVKDIALLVKDLEKTYTGAIERGGIAIQEPWVEEDENGKLKKAIIGTYGDTIHTLVEPIDYKGPFMPGFVAYEHRFENASSGLIGVDHVVGNVEVMEEWTNYYEKVFGFNVLKHFDDENISTEYSALMSKVMINGTGRIKFPINEPAEGKRKSQIQEYLDYYNGPGVQHLALLTNDIVGTVALLKENGVEFLSTPDTYYKDLANRVGDIDEDIKKLQELSILVDRDDEGYLLQIFTKPVVDRPTLFIEIIQRKGALGFGEGNFKALFESIEREQERRGNI
- a CDS encoding DUF1450 domain-containing protein — protein: MEIEVKFCPCNFEDDMESIKEQLMERSDVNVIEERCLLFCGQCLVEPFALVNGQNIAANNADELLEKIEHYIDMCIE